Sequence from the Microbacterium dextranolyticum genome:
GGTTCCCCCTGGTGCAGGGCAGCGACCTGGTGGTCCGCGACGGCACCGTGTGGATGAAGCCCGCCCGGTGGCCGGGTCGCGCACCGACCGACCGCGTCGACGTGATCGTCCGGCGCGTCGACGCGGAGTGGTGCGACCCGCTCGAGATGCGCGGCGACTCGCGCCTCGGCGTCGCGGGGCTGTCGGAGGCGGTCCGGCGCGGGCGCGTGCGCCTGGTGAACGGGCTGGGCACGGGCGTCCTCGAGAACCCGGGGCTCCTGCCCTTTCTGGCGGACGCGTGCGAGCATCTGCTCGGCGAGCATCTGCGCCTGCCGTCCGTGCGGACGCTGTGGTGCGGCGATCCCGACGCGTACCGTGATGTGCGGGCTCGCCTCATCGAGGGAGACCCGACCCTGCTGCTGCGCTCCATCGACGAGCCCCGCAAGACGTTCGCGTCACTTCCGACCGACGAGCTCGCGGCGCGAGTGGATGCCGCTCCGCACCGCTTCGTCGGTCAAGACCTGCTCTCCCTGTCGCAGGCGCCGATCTGGCGCACGGGCGGCCAGGCCCTCGCCGCCCCCCTGAACCTGCGGGCATTCACCCTGCACTACGGCTCGGCGTACCGGCCGCTGCTGGGCGGGCTGGCCACCGTCCGCGAGCATCCCGACGCTCCCCCGCGCACCAAGGACGTCTGGGTGCTGAAGGCCGACCTCGCCGACGCGGACCAGAACCTGGCCGAGATCACTCCGATCGCCACGGCCCGCACCGTGCCGGCCCTGGCTCCGCGCGCGCTCGCGGACATGTTCTGGACGGGCCGATACGCGGAGCGCGCCGAGGACTTGCTGCGCCTATCGCTCGCCGCGCAGGCATTGCTCGACCAGCCGGGAGCTCCCGCCGCGACGCGCATGCCCGAGAGCGCGCGGGTGCTGTGGCGGGTCATCGCGCGGCTCATGGGTCAGCGCTCGTCCGACCACGAGTCCGAGTTCCGCGACGTCCTGCTCGACTCTCGACGCGCCGGTACCGCCGCGCACTCCGTCCGAAGGTTGCGCGAGGCGATGGAGGGAGTGCGCGATCAGCTGTCGGGAGACACGTGGCGCGTGTTCTCGAACATCGAGCGCGCCACACGGGCGCTCGAGCTGTCGCCGCGACCGCACCGCGCCGCCGAATCCGCCGGCCGCATGCTGGCGGCCATGCTCTCGCTGTACGGGATCACCGCGAACATGATCCGCGACTCCGGGTGGCACATGATGGAGGCGGGACGATTCCTCGAGCGCGGCCTGCAGCTGACCCACCTGTTGCACGGTCTCACCGAGCGGCGTGACCCGCGACGCGAACACGAGGTGCTCGACGGCATCCTCCTCTCCGCGGAGAGCGTCGTGACCTACCGTCGCCGCTACCGCGGATCGGTGCGCGATGCCGATGTGCTCGATCTGCTGCTGCTCGATGAGAGCAACCCCCGCTCGCTCGCGTTCGCCCTGTCACGACTGCGTGAACACCTCGGTGCCATGCCGGCATCCACCGGTTCGACCCGCGCGGAGCGGCTGCTCGACCATCTCGAGTCCGACGTGGCCGAGCTCGATGTGGCGAACCTCGGACGCGCGCACAGCGGCCGCCGCGAGGACCTCGCCGACGCCCTCGACGACATCGCGACACGGCTCGAGCAGCTCGCGGTCGCGATCCACGAGCAGCACTTCGAGAGCGGCCCGCCGCCGGTGCCGCTGTCCGAGCTGTCGCTCGTCGAACTGATGGAGGCGCGCGCATGAGGCACTATCGCGTGTGGCATCGCACGGCGTACACCTACTCAAAGCCGGTGCAGGACAGCGTGGGACTCTTCCACCTCGTACCGCGCCAGCTGCCGTGGCAGCACGTCACGGCTTCGGCGGTCACCGTCGACCCTCAGCCGGGCGACATCTCGCCCGATGTCGACTACTTCGGAAACCCGTCGACCTACTTCCACCTCACCGACCCGCACGACGCCCTCGCGATCGAGGCGGCGAGCGATGTGTCGGTCGAGCTGCCCGCGTACGATCCCGAGGCTCTGGCGTCGCCCTGGGAGCGGGCACGCCCCCTCGTGCACTCCGATCTGCCGCATGCGTGGAGCGCCGCGGAGTACGCCCTCGAATCGCCGCGCGTGCGCCATGCCGCGGCGGCGACCGAGTACGGCGCGCAGTCGCTGACCCCGGGGCGCCCGCTGGGAGAGGCGGCGACCGACCTCATGCAGCGCATCTTCCGCGACTTCGAGTACGACAAGACGGCGACGACCGTCACGAGCACGGTCGACGATGCGATGCGCAAGCGCGCGGGCGTCTGCCAGGATTTCGCCCACGTCGCTCTCGCGTGCCTTCGCGGCAACGGCGTGGCCGCGCGCTACGTCTCGGGGTACCTGGCGACGCAGCCACCGCCCCGCAAAGAGCGGGTGTTCGGAGCGGATGCCTCGCACGCCTGGCTCGCCGTGTGGCTGCCGGGCACCGACCAGTGGCTCGCAATCGACCCGACCAACGACCAGTGGGCGAACGATCGCTACATCACGGTCGCCTGGGGGCGCGACTACGGCGACGTCTCGCCGGTGAAGGGCATCATCTACACGAAGGCGAAGAAGTCGACCCTGCGCGTGCAGGTCGACGTCGCCCCGGTCGAGGCGCCGGCAGACCTCCCCGCCGCTCCCCCGATTTCCCGCGCCGCGGTCACCGGCTGAGCAGTCCGCGACGGCCGGCTGTCAAGGCCCGACGCCCGGCACGCGGACGATGACATGCTGGGCGGGTGAAGGCCTACTCCTGCCGCGTCTGCGGAAACGTCCTCTACTTCGAGAACTCCGTGTGCGTGTCGTGCGGCACTCCGCTCGGCTATGCGCGCAGCGAGCGCGCGATCGTCCCCGTCGACGCGTCGGGCGTCTACGTCGATGACGAGGGGTGGGTGTGGCACGTCTGCCGCAACCTCGGGCTCTCGGGGTGCACGTGGCTCGCCCCGCTGGCAGGCGGGCAATGCGCGGCCTGCGACCTGACCCGCACGCGCCCCGCCGACGACGACGCCGCAGGGATGGCCGCGTTCCCCGTGGCCGAGCGCGCCAAGCGCCATCTGGTCGCCGAGTTGGACTCTCTCGGCTTCGACGTCGTGCCGAAGTCGGCCGACCCCGCCGCCGGTCTCGCGTTCGACGTGCTGTCGTCGGTGCACGCCCCCGTCATCATCGGCCATTCCGACGGCATCGTGACGATCGATCTGGCCGAGGGCGACGACTCGCACCGCGAGAAGATCCGCCACGAGCTCGCGGAGCCCTACCGCACCATGCTGGGGCACTTCCGCCACGAGGTCGGTCACTACATCGAGTGGCGTCTCGTCGAGTCCGACCCGACGCGACTCGCGCGGGCGCGCGAGCTGTTCGGCGACGAGAGCGCCGACTACGACGAGGCCGTCCAGCGCCACTACGCCGAGGGCGCGCCGGCCGGCTGGCAGCAGAGGTTCATCTCGGCGTACGCGACGATGCACCCGTACGAGGACTTCGCGGAGACCTGGGCGCACTACCTGCACATCTGCGACACGGTCGAGACCGTGGTCGCCACAGGCCTCCTGCCCGCCACCGACATCATCGGCTACCCGAGCTTCGCCGCGTTCGTCGCCGACGTGTGGATCCCGCTGTCGACCGCGCTCAACCTCGTGAACCGGTCGATGGGCGAAGGAGACCTCTACCCGTTCGTGATCCCGCCGGCCGTGCTCGACAAACTCGAGTTCGTCGCGTCGCTGCGCCCGGGGACCACGGAGGCGTGACCTGCCGAGGCGCCGCGTACGGCGCCTCGGGGTGAGCGAAGGGGGGTGGATGCCTGCAGGCATCCACCCCCCTTTATTCGTGCGTGTGGCTCGGCTCAGCCGCCGGCCACGATGTCCGGGGTGGCCTCGATGGCCCCCGCCGCACCGATGCCGACCGCGACCTTCTCGCCGCGCGGACCGAGCTCGAACAGGAACTTTCCGTTCTCGGCGTCGACCTTCACGTGGTCGCCGGGGTTCAGCTCGCCGTGCAGGATGCGCTCGGAGAGCTGGTCCTCGACCTCGCGCTGCATGGCGCGGCGCAGCGGGCGCGCACCGAGCGTGGGGTCGAACCCGATCTCGATGAGGCGGTCCTTCGCGGCATCCGTCAGCTCGACCGTCATGTCGCGGTCGAGGAGACGCTCGCTGAGACGCTTCGTGAACAGGCCGACGATCTGGCGCAGCTCGGCCTTGTTCAGCTGCGGGAAGACGATGACGTCGTCGACGCGGTTGAGGAACTCGGGCTTGAAGTGACGCTTGAGCTCTTCGTCGACCTTGCCCTTCATCCGCTCGTAGGTGGTCTGCGCGTTGCCCTCGACCTGGAACCCGACCGGGCCGCCGGCGATCGCCGACGAACCGAGGTTGGTGGTCATGATGATGACCGTGTTCTTGAAGTCGACGACGCGGCCCTGACCGTCGGTCAGGCGACCCTCTTCGAGGATCTGCAGCAGCGAGTTGAAGATGTCGGGGTGGGCCTTCTCGATCTCGTCGAACAGCACCACCGAGAACGGCTTGCGGCGCACCTTCTCGGTGAGCTGGCCGCCCTCTTCGAAGCCGACGAACCCGGGAGGGGCACCGAACAGCCGCGAGACGGTGTGCTTCTCACCGAACTCGCTCATGTCGAGCGAGATCAGTGCGCCCTCGTCGTCGAAGAGGAACTCGGCGAGCGCCTTGGCGAGCTCGGTCTTTCCTACGCCCGTGGGGCCGGCGAAGATGAACGAACCCGAGGGACGCTTCGGGTCCTTGAGGCCGGCGCGCTGGCGACGGATGGTGCGGCTGAGCGCCGCGATGGCCTCTTCCTGGCCGATGACACGCTGGTGCAACGCCTTCTCCATGAAGACGAGGCGGCTGGTCTCCTCCTCGGTGAGCTTGAAGACCGGGATGCCCGTGGCCTGCGCCAGCACTTCGGCGATCAGACCCTCGTCGACGACCGCGTGGGTGGCGACGTCGCCGCTGCGCCACTGCTTCTCGAGACGCAGACGCTCGGCGAGCAGGGACTTCTCCTCGTCGCGGAGCGACGCGGCCTTCTCGAAGTCCTGCTCCTCGCTGGCGAGTTCCTTGTCTTCGCGGACTTTGGCGATCTTCTCGTCGAATTCGCGGAGCTCCGGCGGGGAGGACAGGATCGACAGGCGCAGGCGGGCGCCGGCCTCATCGATCAGGTCGATCGCCTTGTCGGGCAGGAACCGGTCGGCGATGTAGCGGTCGGCGAGGTTCGCCGCCGCGACGATCGCGCCGTCGGTGATCTGCACCTTGTGGTGTGCCTCGTAGCGGTCGCGCAGACCCTTCAGGATGTTGATCGCGTGGGGGAGGCTCGGCTCGGCGACCTGAATCGGCTGGAAGCGGCGCTCGAGCGCGGCATCCTTCTCGAAGTGCTTGCGGTACTCGTCGAGGGTCGTCGCACCGATCGTCTGCAGCTCGCCGCGGGCGAGGAGGGGCTTGAGGATGGATGCCGCGTCGATCGCGCCCTCGGCGGCACCCGCACCCACGAGGGTGTGGATCTCATCGATGAAGACGATGATGTCGCCGCGGGTACGGATCTCCTTGGTGACCTTCTTCAGGCGCTCCTCGAAGTCGCCGCGGTAGCGGGAACCGGCGATGAGCGAACCGAGGTCGAGCGAGTAGACCTGCTTGTCCTTCAGCGTCTCGGGCACGTCGTTCTTGACGATCGCCTGCGCGAGGCCCTCGACGACGGCGGTCTTGCCGACGCCGGGCTCGCCGATGAGGACGGGGTTGTTCTTCGAGCGGCGCGACAGGATCTGCATCACGCGCTCGATCTCCTTCTCGCGCCCGATCACCGGGTCGAGCTTGTTGTCGCGCGCGGCCTGCGTGAGGTTGCGGCCGAACTGGTCGAGCACCGCCGAGCCGCCCTGGGCGCCCTGCTGGTTCTGCTCGCCGGCACCGGCGGCGACACCCGCGGGCTCCTTGCCCTGGTAGCCCGAGAGCAGCTGGATGACCTGCTGACGCACCTTGTTCAGGTCGGCGCCGAGCTTGACGAGCACCTGGGCGGCGACGCCCTCGCCCTCGCGGATGAGGCCGAGCAAGATGTGCTCGGTGCCGATGTAGTTGTGGCCCAGCTGCAGCGCTTCGCGCAGGCTCAGCTCGAGCACCTTCTTGGCGCGCGGGGTGAAGGGGATGTGGCCGGTCGGCTGCTGCTGCCCCTGGCCGATGATGTCCTGGACCTGCTCGCGGACGGCGTCCAGCGAGATCCCCAGGCTCTCGAGCGCCTTGGCGGCGACGCCCTCGCCCTCGTGGATGAGACCGAGCAGGATGTGCTCGGTGCCGATGTAGTTGTGGTTGAGCATCTTCGCCTCTTCTTGGGCGAGGACGACCACACGACGGGCACGGTCCGTGAATCTCTCGAACATGTCTGGCTCCTCCGGGTACCCAGTCTTCTGGCACCTACGTAGAGGCTAACGAGCAGGGCATCCGCATATGCCCGTGTTCGCTGGCGGCGTGATGACCGCATGTGACGCCCTCGGCCGTCACTCGCCTCTGTGTTCGGCGGCGCGTTCGCGTCCGGGAGTCGCCTTCACGTTCGGGGTCGCCTTCAGGTTCGGGGGCGTGTTCATGTTCGGAGGCGCCTTCACGTTCCGAGGCGTGTTCATGTTGGGAGGCGTCGATTTGTGGCGCGGATGCCACGGCATCCGCAACTCGGCGCCTTCGAACCCGCACACGATGCACCTCTTGCCCCTCAGCAGCGTGCTGCATATCGTTTATCGATAACAACGATTAACGATAGGGAGAACCTGTGGATGTCATCGGTTTGCTCGTCACCGCACTCGGCGCGATCGGGGTGATCGTGCTGGTCGCGGCGATCGCGCTCTCGCCGCGCGCGAGGAAGGACTCCACGCCGAGTAACATCCGCAACGCCGGGATCGAAAGGAGGTCCGCGGTCGTCCGGCTCGCCGGCTGGGTCGGCGGGATCTGGGCCACCGTGGCAGCCGCAGCGGCCGTCTATCTGGTCCTCACCATTCTGCTGGCGCCGTCGGTGCAGATCACGATCCCGGTGCAGACCTTCTGGCCGACTCTTCCGGCAGGGGCGACCTACGAGGGAACCACGGCGGTCCGCGAGCAAGGCGGCTTCACCAACGCGCAGGTGACGCTGACCGGCCTTTCGTTCGGTGCCCGCAGCGCATGGGCTCTCAGCCAGGCGCTCTGGTGCCTTATCCCCGGCGCCATTGCCGCGCTCGTCGCAATCGCCGCTTCCCGCTTGCAGCGCGGAGAGCCGTTCACGCCGCTCCTCTCGCGGTTCACCACGGTGACCGCCGTCATTGTGGCGCTCGGCGGGATCGTCGCACAGCTGTCGGGTGACCTCGCCGGCACCGCAGCCGCGGCCGAGCTCCTGCGGTGGTCCGGAGCAAACTACCCCGACATCCCCGTCTTCCCGGACTCCAGCATGTCCACCTGGCTGCCTCAACCCGGATCCAACGTCGAGATCGCTCTGTGGCCGCTCGCGGCAGGACTCGGCCTCGCCGCCCTGGCCGCCATGTTCCGTCACGGAGGGCACCTCCGCCGCGACACGGAAGGCCTCGTATGAGTCCGGCCGCGGAGGACGAAGAGTCCGCCGGCATCCACTGCCGGCTCGATGACCTCCTGATCGAGCGCGGGATGACCCTCACCCGACTGTCCGAACTCGTCGGCGTCTCGGTCGTCAACCTGTCGATCCTCAAGAACGACCGCGCACGCGCGATCCGCTACTCGACGCTGTCGGCCGTCTGCCGAGCGCTCGACTGCGAGGTCGGCGAGCTGCTCGTGCGCGCCGACTGAGGCTTCGGCCCTCGCGTTACCCCCTCCCCTCTCTTCAGGGGCTCACCCTGCTCAAGGTCGTGAACGCCCTCTTCCTTCCGTCCGGAGGCGCCGAATCGCGGGTCGGATGCCCCGGCATCCGCACATCGGCGCCTCCGAACGGCCGCCCACGGCCTCACCGCGCCGCGGCCCCCAGCGCACGACCCACGCGCGCGATCAGGGCGCGCGGGTCGCGGAAGACGTCCGCCTTCGTCACCCGGATCACGCGCCAACCTGCGTCGACGAGACGGTCCATGCGCGCGATATCGAGCGCCCACTGCGCCGGATCGGTGAGGTGATGCTCGCCCTCGTACTCGAGCGCGACGCGCGCCCGAGGGAACGCGAGATCCACCTGGGCAAGCCACCGGCCACCCTCGACGACGTCGACGTTCACCTCGGGCATGGGCAGGCCCGCGTCGATGATCGTCAGCCGCAGCCACGTCTCGGCCCGTGATCGCGAACGCGTGCTCACCCGCGGAATCGCGAGCCTCAGCCGATCGCGACCGATGCGCCGGCCCGCATCCAGCGCCTCCACGAGAAGATCGACCGTCGCAAGGGCAGGAGGATCCGTGGCGTGGAGGGGCTCGCGTGCAGCGGCATCCGCCACCGCGACGAGGTCGTACGGATGCCGCAGCACCGAAGCGAGCATCGCCACGGTCGTCGCGGGCGTCGTCACGGCGACCCCGGTGCGCGGATGCGGCATCACCTCGGCGAGCGCAGGTCGCACCGTATGGCCCGTCACACCCACGCCCGCCGGGCCTCGGCGGGGCGCGAAGACGCACACGTCGAGGCCACCGGAATCGACGACGTGCAGGGGCAGCGGCATCCCCCACAGCACCGCGGCGGCGCCATGGCTGAAGAATTCGTGCTCCGTCATTCTCGGCGCATACTGCATGACCCGCGCGAGAAGTCGCCCCTCCGGGGTGCGCTGCTGCTCCCGCTCGAGGCTGCGCACTCCGTGGAACGGTCGGTCGAGGTCACGTGCACGCACGCGCGATGGCGTGACGCCCGCCGCGTAGGCGGTGCGCACAGAGAACGCAGCGCCCAAAGATGCCGGGAGAGGTCCGCGATTCATGGTGCCAGCGTGGAGTGTTGCGCGCCGTGGCATCCGACTTTCCACAGCATTCGGGGGCTTCTCGCGTGATCGCCTCGTTGTGGAGGAAAGGATGCCGCGGAGCGCCCCCGCTCGGCGGCGCCGATTCGCGGGTCCGACGCGGCCACACCCACAACTGGGCGCCTCCGAACTCGGGGGGAGGGAGCCTGCACCCGTGGGCTCACCGGTCGAGGTCTCGAAGGCGCCGATGCGCGGGTCGGATGCCTCCGCACCCGCAATTCGGCGCCTCTGAACCCAGGCACCACGACCCAGGCGCCACAGCCCAGGCGCCACAGCCCGGGTCGCACCCGCGGGCGGGTCGCGCTCAGCCGAGGACGGGCACCGTGACCGGGGTCGCGAACTGCGCGTCTCCGCCGCTCAGCACGACGCTCGCGCCGGCGCGTTCGACGCCCGCGACGCTGGCGAGGGCGACACGCGGAGCCATGTCCATCGTGCACGGCCTATTCTCGGCGGGGGTCGCGAAGGTCACAGCGACGGTCGTCGGGGTGGATGCCACGGCATCCTGCACCACCGGGGCGCACGTCGACGACCCCCACGTGAGGATCGCGATCAGGTCGCCACCCACCCACCCGGCGCTCGGCGCGTAGTCGGTCGCCTCGCCCGCCACCGCGCCGGCGATCCCCGTGAGTGTTGCCTGACCGCGGTGGCCCTGGCCTCCTGTGATGACGAGGTCGACACCCTTCGCCGGGTCCACACCCTCGGGCACGCCGACGAGGGTCGCGCGCGGCGCGAGGTCGGCCGTGCAGACACGGTCGGCGGGTCCGTCGTCGAGAGTGACGGCGAGCGAGCCGTCGGGCTGCAGCGCGACGTCGGACGCCATCGGCACGCAGGTGGATGACCCCCACGTGACCAGGGCGATCTGACGGCCGCCGTCGAGCCATCCTGCTTCGACCTGCACGGGCCCCGCCTCGGACGCGACGGGCGAACCCGACCCCGCCGGAGAGGCGGTCGTGGCGCACCCGGCGAGCGCGAGAACACCCGCAGCGACCAGGGTGAGAAGCGAAGCGGTGCGACGTGCGGTGTTCATGAGGTCATCCTTGCTGTGCGGTCGAGTGCGGTGCGGGTGGCCGAGCGTCGGAAGCGTCGAGGTGCGGGTGCGTCGGCATCCGCCCCACGAATCGGCGCCTTCGAACCGGAGCGACATCCCACCCCGAGGGCGCCGACAGCACGGGCCCCACCATGGCAGTGTCGCGCCCGCCCGGTTCGTCTCATTGCAACGACGACGTGAGCCGGGCGATGTTGTCGAGCACGGTCGAGCGCAGTGGCTGCTTCATCCACTCCTCGAGCGTGAGCTCGCGGCTGAGAGATCGGTACTCGTCCTCGACCGCGCGCAGCTGACGTACGTACTCCTCGCCTCGCACCAGCAGCGAGATCTCGAGGTTGAGACCGAACGAGCGCATGTCCATGTTGCTCGAGCCGATCACCGCGACCTCGTCGTCGATCGACATCGACTTCGAGTGCAGGATGTAGGGCTTCTTGTACATGAAGATCTTCACGCCGCCGCGCAGCAGCGCCTCGTAGTAGCTGCGCTGCGCGTGGTAGACCATGGCCTGGTCGCCCTCT
This genomic interval carries:
- a CDS encoding circularly permuted type 2 ATP-grasp protein; the protein is MSVLRDYATAVSQPTLPLSTALEPARYDEVVDADGALRAPWQALAGLALGLTGDELSRVAGEISRFLADDGVSYLRPGAVAEPWQLDPIPLVIDAATWSKLDLGLAQRTELLNAIAVDLYGEQTLLREGIVPSAVVLGHSGFVRPIAGSRTTDRHPLLLAGADLGRDAAGEWHVLADRVQAPSGLGFAAENRRVISQVLPDLFHESSLHRIDPFLSALRAALLSSAPEGVTDPRVVILSPGTHSETSFDQAFLATALGFPLVQGSDLVVRDGTVWMKPARWPGRAPTDRVDVIVRRVDAEWCDPLEMRGDSRLGVAGLSEAVRRGRVRLVNGLGTGVLENPGLLPFLADACEHLLGEHLRLPSVRTLWCGDPDAYRDVRARLIEGDPTLLLRSIDEPRKTFASLPTDELAARVDAAPHRFVGQDLLSLSQAPIWRTGGQALAAPLNLRAFTLHYGSAYRPLLGGLATVREHPDAPPRTKDVWVLKADLADADQNLAEITPIATARTVPALAPRALADMFWTGRYAERAEDLLRLSLAAQALLDQPGAPAATRMPESARVLWRVIARLMGQRSSDHESEFRDVLLDSRRAGTAAHSVRRLREAMEGVRDQLSGDTWRVFSNIERATRALELSPRPHRAAESAGRMLAAMLSLYGITANMIRDSGWHMMEAGRFLERGLQLTHLLHGLTERRDPRREHEVLDGILLSAESVVTYRRRYRGSVRDADVLDLLLLDESNPRSLAFALSRLREHLGAMPASTGSTRAERLLDHLESDVAELDVANLGRAHSGRREDLADALDDIATRLEQLAVAIHEQHFESGPPPVPLSELSLVELMEARA
- a CDS encoding transglutaminase family protein; this translates as MRHYRVWHRTAYTYSKPVQDSVGLFHLVPRQLPWQHVTASAVTVDPQPGDISPDVDYFGNPSTYFHLTDPHDALAIEAASDVSVELPAYDPEALASPWERARPLVHSDLPHAWSAAEYALESPRVRHAAAATEYGAQSLTPGRPLGEAATDLMQRIFRDFEYDKTATTVTSTVDDAMRKRAGVCQDFAHVALACLRGNGVAARYVSGYLATQPPPRKERVFGADASHAWLAVWLPGTDQWLAIDPTNDQWANDRYITVAWGRDYGDVSPVKGIIYTKAKKSTLRVQVDVAPVEAPADLPAAPPISRAAVTG
- a CDS encoding zinc-binding metallopeptidase family protein — encoded protein: MKAYSCRVCGNVLYFENSVCVSCGTPLGYARSERAIVPVDASGVYVDDEGWVWHVCRNLGLSGCTWLAPLAGGQCAACDLTRTRPADDDAAGMAAFPVAERAKRHLVAELDSLGFDVVPKSADPAAGLAFDVLSSVHAPVIIGHSDGIVTIDLAEGDDSHREKIRHELAEPYRTMLGHFRHEVGHYIEWRLVESDPTRLARARELFGDESADYDEAVQRHYAEGAPAGWQQRFISAYATMHPYEDFAETWAHYLHICDTVETVVATGLLPATDIIGYPSFAAFVADVWIPLSTALNLVNRSMGEGDLYPFVIPPAVLDKLEFVASLRPGTTEA
- a CDS encoding ATP-dependent Clp protease ATP-binding subunit — translated: MFERFTDRARRVVVLAQEEAKMLNHNYIGTEHILLGLIHEGEGVAAKALESLGISLDAVREQVQDIIGQGQQQPTGHIPFTPRAKKVLELSLREALQLGHNYIGTEHILLGLIREGEGVAAQVLVKLGADLNKVRQQVIQLLSGYQGKEPAGVAAGAGEQNQQGAQGGSAVLDQFGRNLTQAARDNKLDPVIGREKEIERVMQILSRRSKNNPVLIGEPGVGKTAVVEGLAQAIVKNDVPETLKDKQVYSLDLGSLIAGSRYRGDFEERLKKVTKEIRTRGDIIVFIDEIHTLVGAGAAEGAIDAASILKPLLARGELQTIGATTLDEYRKHFEKDAALERRFQPIQVAEPSLPHAINILKGLRDRYEAHHKVQITDGAIVAAANLADRYIADRFLPDKAIDLIDEAGARLRLSILSSPPELREFDEKIAKVREDKELASEEQDFEKAASLRDEEKSLLAERLRLEKQWRSGDVATHAVVDEGLIAEVLAQATGIPVFKLTEEETSRLVFMEKALHQRVIGQEEAIAALSRTIRRQRAGLKDPKRPSGSFIFAGPTGVGKTELAKALAEFLFDDEGALISLDMSEFGEKHTVSRLFGAPPGFVGFEEGGQLTEKVRRKPFSVVLFDEIEKAHPDIFNSLLQILEEGRLTDGQGRVVDFKNTVIIMTTNLGSSAIAGGPVGFQVEGNAQTTYERMKGKVDEELKRHFKPEFLNRVDDVIVFPQLNKAELRQIVGLFTKRLSERLLDRDMTVELTDAAKDRLIEIGFDPTLGARPLRRAMQREVEDQLSERILHGELNPGDHVKVDAENGKFLFELGPRGEKVAVGIGAAGAIEATPDIVAGG
- a CDS encoding helix-turn-helix domain-containing protein, producing MSPAAEDEESAGIHCRLDDLLIERGMTLTRLSELVGVSVVNLSILKNDRARAIRYSTLSAVCRALDCEVGELLVRAD
- a CDS encoding endonuclease domain-containing protein, whose product is MTEHEFFSHGAAAVLWGMPLPLHVVDSGGLDVCVFAPRRGPAGVGVTGHTVRPALAEVMPHPRTGVAVTTPATTVAMLASVLRHPYDLVAVADAAAREPLHATDPPALATVDLLVEALDAGRRIGRDRLRLAIPRVSTRSRSRAETWLRLTIIDAGLPMPEVNVDVVEGGRWLAQVDLAFPRARVALEYEGEHHLTDPAQWALDIARMDRLVDAGWRVIRVTKADVFRDPRALIARVGRALGAAAR